From bacterium, one genomic window encodes:
- a CDS encoding deoxyribodipyrimidine photo-lyase, translating to MVHQGIQSGRIRQLNDKGIRGEGDYVLYWMQQSQRGEYNHALEFAIQKANDLQQPLLVVFGLTDDYPEANLRHYVFMLEGLREVESHLAARGIRMIACFGRPDQVALAAGRRASLIVCDCGYLRHQKAWRSEVAAKAPCSVCQVETEVIVPVEIVSDKAEYAARTIRPKITRHLDDYLVGLQPLLPERQLLDLQVADITADTRVDLSDIQTVLGRLKKIDRGVDPVTRFHKGGTGEAKRRFQEFIRDSLSNYSENRDQPQTDFVSHMSMYLHFGQISPLYLALQIKEASGSGLEQNTAAFLDELIIQRELTINFVHFTPDYDSFTCLPGWAIKTLLAHQYDKREYLYTPEQLESSQTHDPYWNAAMKEMKYTGYLHNYLRMYWGKKILEWSPTPEDAFRTALAINNKYFLDGRDPNSFANVAWIFGLHDRPWKERPVFGKVRFLSAQGLERKCDIWAYVRKVESG from the coding sequence ATGGTTCATCAAGGCATACAATCCGGGCGCATCCGGCAGCTCAATGACAAGGGCATCCGGGGGGAAGGTGATTATGTATTGTATTGGATGCAGCAGTCGCAGCGGGGGGAGTATAACCATGCCCTGGAATTTGCCATACAAAAGGCCAATGATTTGCAGCAGCCGTTACTGGTTGTTTTCGGGCTGACGGATGATTATCCTGAAGCGAACCTGCGGCACTACGTTTTCATGCTTGAGGGTTTGCGGGAGGTGGAGTCTCATCTGGCTGCACGCGGCATCAGGATGATAGCCTGCTTTGGCAGGCCGGACCAGGTGGCGTTGGCCGCTGGCCGGAGAGCATCCCTGATTGTCTGTGATTGCGGATACCTGCGACATCAGAAAGCATGGCGCAGTGAAGTGGCCGCCAAAGCACCCTGCAGCGTATGTCAGGTCGAAACCGAGGTGATTGTGCCGGTCGAGATAGTGTCGGATAAGGCCGAATACGCTGCCCGCACAATCCGGCCCAAGATCACCCGGCACCTGGATGATTACCTTGTCGGCTTGCAGCCGCTCTTGCCTGAGCGGCAATTACTCGATCTGCAGGTTGCCGATATCACTGCTGATACCCGTGTGGACCTGAGCGATATTCAGACTGTGCTGGGCAGGCTCAAAAAGATAGATCGAGGTGTCGATCCGGTAACCCGTTTTCATAAGGGCGGAACAGGGGAAGCAAAAAGACGTTTTCAGGAGTTCATCCGCGACAGCCTGAGCAATTATTCAGAAAACCGTGACCAGCCCCAGACCGACTTTGTCTCACATATGAGCATGTATCTTCATTTTGGACAGATTTCACCGCTGTATCTGGCCCTGCAAATCAAAGAGGCTTCAGGCAGCGGGCTGGAGCAGAATACGGCAGCGTTTTTGGATGAATTGATCATTCAACGGGAGTTGACCATCAATTTTGTGCACTTTACTCCCGACTACGACTCCTTTACCTGTCTTCCCGGATGGGCCATAAAGACCCTGCTGGCCCATCAGTATGACAAGCGTGAGTATCTCTATACTCCGGAACAACTGGAAAGCTCTCAAACTCATGATCCATATTGGAACGCTGCCATGAAGGAGATGAAATACACAGGCTATCTGCACAACTACCTGCGGATGTACTGGGGAAAAAAGATCCTCGAATGGTCCCCGACGCCCGAAGATGCCTTCAGGACTGCTTTGGCGATAAATAATAAATATTTCCTCGATGGCCGCGATCCAAATTCATTCGCCAACGTTGCCTGGATCTTCGGGCTGCATGACCGGCCATGGAAAGAGCGGCCGGTTTTTGGCAAAGTACGCTTTCTGTCAGCTCAGGGCCTGGAGAGAAAATGCGACATATGGGCTTATGTCAGGAAGGTTGAAAGCGGGTAG
- the bioA gene encoding adenosylmethionine--8-amino-7-oxononanoate transaminase has translation MLSSQRSALLKSWDRQYLWHPFTQMQDWTRDDPLVIERGEGVYLEDSDGRRYLDGVASLWTNVHGHRRREIDEAIQDQLTRIGHSTLLGLTHAPAIELAKRLIQIAPAGLSRVFYSDNGATACEIALKMAFQYWHQQGKAEKTSFVYFENSYHGDTLGAVSVGGIDLFHQLYHPLLFRGYRATSPYCYRCPCQLEPSSCGLRCLETLERTLQEHAEETCALIIEPCVQGAGGMLVAPQGFLRRVRDLCDHYQVLMIADEVAVGFGRTGRMFACEHEDVHPDLLCMAKGITGGYLPLAATLATEKIYEGFLGDYSQKRTFFHGHTYTGNPLACRAALASLDIFDREGVIGHVQERAEHLAEGLRKFWELPHVGDIRHKGLLAGIELVRDKTSREPYGWEEKTGIRVIQEARKMGVILRPLGDVIVLMPPLSINAAELDELLSVTLKAIRQVTEG, from the coding sequence CTGCTCTCTTCCCAGCGCTCGGCCCTGCTCAAATCCTGGGACAGGCAGTATCTCTGGCACCCATTCACCCAGATGCAGGACTGGACCAGGGATGATCCCCTGGTCATCGAGCGGGGAGAGGGCGTATACCTGGAGGATTCCGACGGCAGGCGGTACCTTGACGGAGTTGCCAGTCTCTGGACCAATGTCCATGGCCACCGGAGGAGGGAAATCGATGAGGCCATCCAGGATCAATTGACCAGGATCGGACACTCTACCCTGCTCGGTCTGACTCATGCTCCGGCTATCGAACTGGCCAAGCGCCTCATCCAGATCGCCCCCGCAGGACTGAGCCGGGTCTTTTACTCGGACAACGGGGCTACAGCCTGCGAAATCGCCCTGAAGATGGCTTTTCAGTATTGGCATCAGCAGGGGAAGGCTGAAAAAACAAGCTTTGTCTACTTTGAAAACAGCTATCACGGAGATACTCTGGGAGCGGTCAGTGTCGGCGGCATTGATCTGTTTCATCAACTGTATCACCCGCTGCTCTTTCGCGGCTACCGGGCAACATCCCCGTACTGCTACCGCTGCCCCTGTCAGCTTGAGCCCTCCTCGTGCGGGCTGCGCTGCCTGGAAACCCTGGAGCGCACTCTTCAGGAACATGCTGAAGAGACCTGCGCCCTGATCATCGAGCCCTGCGTGCAGGGCGCTGGCGGCATGCTGGTGGCACCGCAAGGTTTTTTGCGCCGGGTGCGGGATTTGTGCGACCACTATCAGGTGCTGATGATCGCCGATGAGGTGGCGGTCGGGTTTGGCCGGACCGGCAGGATGTTTGCCTGCGAGCACGAAGATGTCCACCCCGACCTCCTGTGCATGGCCAAGGGGATAACCGGCGGATACCTCCCTCTGGCGGCCACCCTGGCTACGGAGAAGATCTATGAGGGTTTTTTGGGAGATTACAGTCAGAAGCGGACCTTTTTCCACGGCCATACCTACACGGGAAATCCCCTGGCCTGCCGGGCTGCCCTGGCCAGTCTGGATATTTTCGACAGGGAAGGGGTAATTGGCCATGTTCAGGAAAGGGCAGAGCACCTCGCCGAGGGGCTGCGGAAGTTTTGGGAACTGCCCCATGTCGGAGATATCCGGCACAAGGGCCTGCTGGCCGGTATCGAGCTGGTCCGGGACAAAACAAGCCGGGAGCCCTATGGCTGGGAAGAGAAGACCGGCATCAGGGTCATTCAGGAGGCCCGGAAGATGGGCGTAATTCTCCGCCCCCTTGGCGACGTGATCGTGCTCATGCCACCTCTCTCCATTAACGCTGCGGAACTGGATGAGCTTCTGTCGGTTACGCTGAAAGCAATCAGGCAGGTTACGGAAGGGTAA
- a CDS encoding DUF3795 domain-containing protein, which produces MNKEQIAYCGLCCEDCFVHKGKLADLARDLRKELRESKFGKMAEFLSTIPFFEVFKDYQQCYDVLGAMVKVRCKKSCRGGGGPPSCKMRKCCQKKGIEGCWQCNDFETCEKLDFLKPVHGEAHIKNLRKIRKDGADKFLESKRYW; this is translated from the coding sequence ATGAATAAAGAACAAATTGCATACTGCGGCCTTTGCTGCGAAGACTGTTTTGTCCATAAGGGCAAACTTGCTGATTTAGCGAGAGATTTAAGGAAAGAATTGAGAGAATCAAAATTCGGGAAGATGGCGGAGTTCCTCTCCACGATCCCATTCTTTGAAGTTTTCAAGGATTACCAGCAATGCTACGATGTTCTTGGCGCAATGGTAAAAGTACGATGCAAGAAATCTTGCCGGGGCGGAGGAGGCCCTCCTTCCTGCAAGATGAGGAAATGCTGCCAGAAGAAGGGAATCGAAGGCTGCTGGCAATGCAATGATTTTGAAACCTGCGAGAAACTTGACTTCCTCAAGCCAGTCCACGGCGAGGCCCACATAAAAAACCTGAGAAAGATAAGGAAGGATGGAGCAGATAAGTTTCTGGAAAGCAAGAGGTACTGGTAG
- a CDS encoding SUMF1/EgtB/PvdO family nonheme iron enzyme, with product MKKVVLSFLPMLVFILVIISCQALAAQEEKSIPVQGGQNLSLYKDCCALVVGVGNYDQWPDLPNAVNDAKEVSRFFRQRAFKVKLLTDPGSQELKKALDDFVREAGQEQDRAIVFYYVGHGKSRVIADGTRCDWIIPRDCPLLQDNPQGFDDRAIDLKALVKFSTLLRSKHVLMLFDASFSGTAFSYEPAALKIIDRTSALPVRQYIIAGKEGERISEQSVFKQFLLKGLEGEADLIYDGYITGSELGHYLIDMVEKVTAGWQHPQYAKASDPALAGGDFIFLPVEVKSESVRLFVETDPKDAQVKILNINPRFEQGMELEPGKYHLEVSASGCTTKQEWITLEPGEDKKFEIHLEKEPAKEQEQEPGKAPGKEQGKESGKGENALFNSLGMEFVFIKPGSFVMGSPAGSGGEPDDEKEHRVTISKGFYIQTMEVTMGQFRKFIQATGYGGIESEKKSGCWVKAEGGIWRQKKGIGWDSRRTWESAESAQTERHPVTCVTWNDAQAFIKWLSRKEGAVYDLPTEAEWEYACRAGTITPFSFGRCLSTDQANYDGIGPLFADCQGSYRLARYRPIETGSLAPNPWRLFDMHGNVAEWCQDWYAPYPDGPATDPKGPPEGTERVMRGGHWATDARGCCSARRWSLPPDAASEAVGFRLVVRRR from the coding sequence ATGAAAAAGGTCGTACTTTCTTTTTTACCGATGCTTGTCTTTATCCTGGTGATAATCTCATGCCAGGCCCTGGCCGCTCAGGAAGAAAAGAGTATTCCAGTGCAGGGTGGGCAAAACCTTTCCCTGTATAAGGACTGCTGCGCCCTGGTAGTGGGAGTGGGCAACTATGACCAGTGGCCGGACCTGCCCAATGCTGTCAACGATGCCAAAGAGGTTTCACGGTTTTTCCGGCAAAGGGCATTCAAAGTAAAACTGCTGACTGATCCGGGCTCTCAGGAATTGAAAAAAGCCCTTGATGATTTTGTCCGTGAAGCCGGACAGGAACAAGACCGCGCTATTGTCTTCTACTACGTCGGACATGGCAAGAGCCGGGTTATCGCCGATGGCACCAGGTGTGATTGGATCATTCCCCGGGATTGTCCTCTCCTTCAGGATAACCCTCAGGGGTTTGACGACCGGGCCATTGACCTGAAGGCTCTCGTGAAGTTTTCAACACTCCTTCGATCAAAGCATGTGCTGATGCTGTTCGATGCATCCTTTTCCGGAACTGCATTTTCTTATGAGCCAGCGGCACTGAAAATTATTGACCGCACGAGTGCTTTGCCGGTAAGGCAGTACATAATTGCCGGAAAAGAAGGTGAGCGTATCTCAGAGCAGAGCGTATTTAAACAATTCCTGCTCAAGGGCTTGGAGGGTGAAGCCGACTTGATTTACGATGGCTATATCACCGGATCGGAGCTTGGCCACTACCTTATCGACATGGTTGAAAAGGTCACCGCAGGGTGGCAGCATCCGCAGTATGCCAAGGCCAGCGATCCGGCCCTGGCCGGTGGTGATTTCATCTTTCTGCCCGTAGAAGTTAAATCCGAAAGCGTCCGGCTGTTTGTGGAAACAGATCCCAAGGATGCCCAGGTGAAAATTTTGAATATCAATCCGCGATTTGAACAGGGTATGGAACTGGAACCGGGAAAATACCATCTTGAGGTCTCAGCGTCCGGCTGCACAACCAAACAGGAGTGGATCACCCTCGAACCTGGAGAGGATAAAAAATTCGAAATACACCTTGAGAAAGAACCGGCGAAAGAACAAGAGCAAGAACCCGGAAAAGCACCTGGGAAAGAACAGGGGAAAGAGTCCGGGAAAGGTGAAAATGCTCTGTTCAACAGCCTGGGCATGGAGTTTGTGTTTATCAAGCCTGGCAGCTTTGTTATGGGCAGTCCAGCCGGAAGTGGCGGAGAGCCCGATGATGAGAAGGAGCACCGGGTAACCATAAGTAAAGGATTCTACATCCAGACTATGGAGGTTACAATGGGCCAGTTCCGGAAATTTATCCAGGCAACCGGCTATGGCGGTATCGAGTCGGAGAAGAAAAGCGGCTGCTGGGTGAAAGCCGAAGGGGGAATATGGAGGCAGAAAAAAGGCATTGGCTGGGATAGCCGCCGCACCTGGGAATCAGCGGAATCTGCGCAAACCGAACGGCATCCGGTAACCTGCGTGACCTGGAACGATGCCCAGGCCTTCATCAAATGGTTAAGCCGTAAGGAAGGTGCTGTTTATGACCTGCCTACTGAAGCGGAGTGGGAATACGCCTGCCGCGCAGGAACAATCACCCCCTTCTCCTTTGGCCGGTGTTTGTCCACGGATCAGGCCAACTACGATGGCATTGGTCCCCTTTTTGCCGACTGCCAAGGCTCTTACCGTCTGGCCCGCTACCGGCCGATCGAGACAGGAAGCCTTGCACCCAATCCCTGGAGGCTTTTTGATATGCACGGAAATGTTGCCGAGTGGTGCCAGGACTGGTATGCCCCTTACCCCGACGGCCCGGCTACGGACCCCAAAGGACCACCAGAAGGCACGGAGCGCGTAATGCGCGGCGGCCACTGGGCAACTGATGCCCGGGGATGCTGCTCCGCCAGACGCTGGAGCCTCCCGCCCGACGCTGCTTCTGAAGCGGTCGGGTTTCGACTGGTTGTGAGGAGGCGGTAG